A window of the Desulfopila inferna genome harbors these coding sequences:
- a CDS encoding FliA/WhiG family RNA polymerase sigma factor: MIYAKQKHSEDKSKLIRDNIELVDILVGRMATQVPAFMNRDDMRSAGLMGLIDAANKFDTSKNILFKTFAEYRIRGAIFDEMRKLDWFSRTLRDKQSRVSKTMSSLENKLGRDPSEEEMAGEMKLGLEEYQNLLGQVSHLGCVSLHEALDNSGEGRQFIDELVDESKGSSPVDILENSEVTAIIADILGNLPEKERLVISLYYYEELTQKEIAEVLGVSEGRISQLHSQALINLKNKARTRLH, translated from the coding sequence ATGATTTATGCTAAACAGAAGCACAGCGAAGATAAGTCCAAGCTGATTCGGGATAATATAGAGCTTGTCGATATTCTGGTTGGACGTATGGCAACACAGGTTCCGGCATTCATGAATCGCGATGATATGCGCAGCGCCGGACTGATGGGCCTTATCGATGCCGCCAATAAATTTGATACTTCGAAGAACATACTCTTCAAAACCTTTGCGGAATACCGGATTCGCGGCGCAATTTTCGATGAGATGAGGAAACTTGACTGGTTTTCCAGAACCCTCAGAGACAAACAAAGCAGGGTCTCCAAGACCATGTCCTCCCTGGAGAACAAACTCGGACGCGACCCCAGCGAGGAAGAAATGGCCGGAGAAATGAAGCTTGGTCTGGAAGAATACCAGAATCTTCTCGGTCAGGTCTCCCACCTGGGCTGCGTCAGCCTGCACGAAGCACTGGACAACAGCGGAGAAGGACGTCAGTTTATTGATGAACTTGTTGATGAAAGCAAAGGCTCATCACCGGTCGATATTCTGGAAAACAGCGAAGTGACTGCCATCATTGCCGATATTCTAGGCAATCTTCCGGAAAAAGAGAGACTGGTCATTTCACTTTATTATTATGAAGAATTAACGCAGAAGGAAATTGCCGAAGTCCTTGGGGTATCCGAAGGGAGAATTTCCCAGTTGCACAGCCAGGCACTCATTAATCTGAAAAATAAGGCTCGGACACGGCTTCACTAG
- the flgF gene encoding flagellar basal-body rod protein FlgF produces the protein MVSGKYSALSGAIAREQSIANTSANLANVSTIGYKKTRMSFESILKEEQQIADTKGINYSRVKGNYIDFSQGPLKETDSPLDVAIMGDGFFKIRSAQGDLLTRKGNFVLDDTGRLLTDTGMPVLNNGGGEIFIRAEDTASIVIDRAGNITGVGANGEQTPFGQLAIVDVDDKSLLENELDTAYSVPPEALEIPAENFRISQGSLEVSNVNMTDEMTKMIYDNRLFQAYHSVLESYSKLGEKLEALGTLA, from the coding sequence ATGGTCTCAGGTAAATACAGCGCTCTCTCCGGTGCCATAGCACGAGAACAGAGTATCGCCAATACATCTGCCAACCTCGCCAATGTCAGCACCATCGGCTATAAAAAGACCCGGATGAGCTTCGAGTCGATCCTCAAGGAGGAGCAGCAGATCGCCGATACCAAAGGTATTAACTACAGCAGAGTAAAAGGGAATTATATTGATTTCTCCCAAGGTCCTCTGAAGGAAACCGACAGCCCTTTGGATGTTGCCATAATGGGAGACGGATTCTTCAAAATTCGCAGTGCCCAGGGCGACCTTCTCACCCGTAAGGGAAATTTTGTCCTGGACGATACAGGCAGACTGCTCACTGATACGGGAATGCCGGTTTTAAACAATGGCGGCGGTGAAATTTTCATCCGGGCCGAGGATACCGCTTCCATCGTTATCGATCGGGCCGGCAATATTACCGGCGTGGGTGCCAATGGCGAGCAAACTCCCTTCGGGCAGCTGGCCATCGTCGATGTTGACGACAAATCGCTCCTTGAAAATGAACTTGATACCGCTTATTCGGTACCGCCCGAAGCGCTGGAAATACCCGCCGAGAATTTCCGTATATCACAGGGCAGTCTGGAAGTTTCAAATGTTAATATGACCGATGAAATGACCAAGATGATATACGACAATCGCCTGTTCCAGGCTTACCACAGTGTCCTGGAGAGCTATTCGAAACTTGGTGAGAAACTTGAAGCGCTGGGCACGCTTGCCTAA